In Cupriavidus taiwanensis, the following are encoded in one genomic region:
- a CDS encoding class I SAM-dependent methyltransferase, producing MSVDEARLNAFMEKFVGDIGAVMHAATVVVGDELGLYKALAEKPMTVAVLAAKTHTDERYLREWLSAQAASGYVDYDADSAQFSLNEEQAYALAQEGSPAFIPGAFQIAVAQFRAIPKMIDIFRNGRGLGWHEHDPALFHGTERFFRPGYAAHLVSEWIPALDGMAARLTAGATVADVGCGHGASTIIMAQAFPASRFVGFDYHEPSVRHAAEAARRAGVAERVRFEVASAKDYGGRDYDLVAVFDCLHDMGDPVGAARHVRETLRADGAWMIVEPFANDALEQNLNPVGRVFYSASTFICTPASRSQEVGLCLGAQAGEARMHAVAEQAGFRSFRRAAQTPFNLVYEVRP from the coding sequence ATGAGCGTCGATGAAGCGAGGCTGAATGCCTTTATGGAAAAATTCGTCGGCGATATCGGCGCGGTGATGCATGCCGCGACCGTGGTCGTCGGCGATGAACTCGGGCTGTACAAGGCGCTGGCGGAAAAACCGATGACCGTCGCCGTGCTGGCGGCCAAGACCCATACCGACGAGCGCTACCTGCGCGAATGGCTGTCGGCGCAGGCGGCCAGCGGCTACGTCGACTATGACGCGGATTCCGCGCAGTTCAGCCTGAACGAGGAACAGGCCTATGCGCTGGCGCAGGAAGGCAGCCCGGCCTTTATCCCGGGCGCGTTCCAGATCGCCGTGGCGCAGTTCCGCGCGATTCCGAAGATGATCGACATCTTCCGCAATGGCCGCGGGCTGGGCTGGCATGAGCATGATCCCGCGCTGTTCCATGGCACCGAGCGTTTCTTCCGGCCGGGCTATGCGGCGCATTTGGTCTCCGAATGGATTCCCGCGCTCGACGGCATGGCGGCGCGGCTCACGGCGGGGGCCACGGTCGCCGACGTCGGCTGCGGCCATGGCGCGTCGACCATCATCATGGCGCAGGCGTTTCCGGCGTCGCGCTTTGTCGGCTTCGACTACCACGAGCCTTCGGTGCGCCATGCCGCCGAGGCCGCGCGCCGCGCCGGCGTGGCCGAGCGCGTGCGCTTCGAGGTGGCCAGCGCCAAGGACTATGGCGGCAGGGACTATGACCTGGTGGCGGTGTTCGACTGCCTGCACGACATGGGCGACCCGGTCGGCGCGGCGCGCCACGTGCGCGAGACCCTGCGCGCCGACGGCGCGTGGATGATCGTCGAGCCCTTTGCCAACGATGCGCTGGAGCAGAACCTGAACCCGGTGGGCCGGGTGTTCTATTCCGCGTCGACCTTCATCTGCACGCCGGCGTCGCGCTCGCAGGAAGTGGGCCTGTGCCTGGGCGCGCAGGCGGGCGAGGCGCGCATGCACGCGGTGGCGGAGCAGGCGGGTTTTCGCAGCTTCCGGCGGGCGGCGCAGACGCCGTTCAATCTGGTGTATGAGGTGCGGCCCTGA
- the tldD gene encoding metalloprotease TldD: protein MNAGDLGIRNLATAQQLLLAPYGLDEARLQRVLADIFTHKVDYADLYFQYTRNEAWSLEEGIVKSGSFSIDQGVGVRAVSGDRTAFAYSDDISLAALSQAAAATRTIGRAGSGRVKVAGELATHAGRNLYTPNDPLDSMSAAEKVALLERIERMARAKDPRVVQVMAGLAGEYDVVLVARSDGVIAADVRPLVRVSVTVIAEQGGRREIGSSGGGGRYAYGYFTDDLLQQYVDEAVSSALVNLDARPAPAGAMTVVLGPGWPGVLLHEAVGHGLEGDFNRKGSSAFAGRMGERVAARGVTVVDDGTLANRRGSLNLDDEGNPTQCTTLIEDGILRGYIQDTLNARLMKMPVTGNARRESYAALPMPRMTNTYMLNGDKDPQEIIASVKRGLYAVNFGGGQVDITNGKFVFSASEAYMIEDGKITYPVKGATLVGNGPESLKDVTMIGNDMRLDSGVGVCGKEGQSVPVGVGQPTLRIENMTVGGTA, encoded by the coding sequence ATGAACGCCGGCGATCTCGGAATCCGCAACCTGGCCACCGCGCAGCAACTACTGCTGGCGCCATACGGCCTGGACGAAGCCAGGCTCCAGCGCGTGCTGGCCGATATCTTCACGCACAAGGTCGACTACGCCGACCTGTACTTCCAGTACACCCGCAACGAGGCCTGGAGCCTCGAGGAAGGCATCGTCAAGTCGGGCAGCTTCAGCATCGACCAGGGCGTGGGCGTGCGCGCGGTCTCGGGCGACCGCACCGCCTTTGCCTATTCGGACGACATCAGCCTGGCGGCGCTGTCGCAGGCCGCCGCGGCGACGCGCACCATCGGCCGCGCCGGCAGCGGCCGGGTCAAGGTGGCCGGCGAGCTGGCCACGCACGCCGGGCGCAACCTGTACACCCCCAACGACCCGCTCGACTCCATGAGCGCGGCGGAAAAGGTCGCGCTGCTGGAGCGCATCGAACGCATGGCGCGCGCCAAGGACCCGCGCGTGGTCCAGGTCATGGCAGGCCTGGCCGGCGAGTACGACGTGGTGCTGGTGGCGCGCAGCGATGGCGTGATCGCCGCCGACGTGCGCCCGCTGGTGCGGGTCTCGGTCACGGTGATCGCCGAACAGGGCGGGCGCCGCGAGATCGGCTCGTCGGGCGGCGGCGGCCGCTATGCCTATGGCTATTTCACCGACGACCTGCTGCAGCAGTACGTGGACGAAGCGGTGTCGTCGGCGCTGGTCAACCTGGACGCGCGCCCGGCCCCGGCCGGCGCGATGACCGTGGTGCTGGGCCCGGGCTGGCCCGGCGTGCTGCTGCATGAAGCCGTCGGCCACGGGCTGGAGGGCGACTTCAACCGCAAGGGCTCGTCGGCGTTTGCCGGCCGCATGGGCGAACGCGTCGCGGCCCGGGGCGTGACCGTGGTCGACGACGGCACGCTGGCCAACCGCCGCGGCTCGCTCAACCTCGACGACGAAGGCAACCCGACCCAGTGCACCACGCTGATCGAGGACGGCATCCTGCGCGGCTATATCCAGGACACGCTCAACGCGCGCCTGATGAAGATGCCGGTCACCGGCAACGCGCGCCGCGAAAGCTATGCCGCGCTGCCGATGCCGCGCATGACCAACACCTACATGCTCAACGGCGACAAGGACCCGCAGGAGATCATCGCCAGCGTCAAGCGCGGCCTGTATGCGGTTAATTTCGGCGGCGGCCAGGTCGACATCACCAACGGCAAGTTCGTGTTCTCGGCCAGCGAGGCCTACATGATCGAGGACGGCAAGATCACCTACCCGGTCAAGGGCGCGACGCTGGTCGGCAACGGCCCGGAATCGCTCAAGGACGTGACCATGATCGGCAACGACATGCGGCTCGATTCCGGCGTCGGCGTGTGCGGCAAGGAAGGCCAGAGCGTGCCGGTGGGCGTGGGCCAGCCGACGCTGCGCATCGAGAATATGACGGTGGGCGGGACTGCCTGA
- a CDS encoding carbon-nitrogen hydrolase family protein: MSPAKPASPAPFRVAAVQTVTGTSLDANLARAEARIAEAAAGGAELVLLPEYFCIMGRAESDKVAVREHDGDGPVQQFLADTARRHGIWLVGGTLPMWCDDPQRVYNTSLAFNPRGERIARYDKIHLFGFTRGTESYDESRTILAGRTPVSFDAPCGRVAMSVCYDLRFPELYRGLAADGGTSLILMPAAFTYTTGQAHWEILLRARAIENQCYVLAAAQGGKHENGRRTWGHSMLVDPWGEVLAMLPEGEGVVGGVIDPARLEEVRQNLPALRHRVL; this comes from the coding sequence ATGAGCCCAGCCAAGCCAGCCAGCCCTGCCCCGTTCCGCGTTGCCGCGGTCCAGACCGTGACCGGCACCTCGCTCGATGCCAACCTGGCGCGCGCCGAGGCGCGCATCGCCGAGGCCGCCGCCGGCGGTGCCGAACTGGTGCTGCTGCCCGAGTATTTCTGCATCATGGGCCGCGCCGAATCCGACAAGGTCGCGGTGCGCGAGCACGACGGCGACGGCCCGGTGCAGCAGTTCCTGGCCGACACCGCGCGCCGCCATGGCATCTGGCTGGTCGGCGGCACGCTGCCGATGTGGTGCGACGACCCGCAGCGCGTGTACAACACCTCGCTCGCGTTCAACCCGCGCGGCGAGCGCATCGCGCGCTACGACAAGATCCACCTGTTCGGCTTTACCCGCGGCACCGAAAGCTATGACGAGTCGCGCACCATCCTGGCCGGGCGCACGCCGGTCAGCTTCGATGCGCCGTGCGGCCGGGTGGCGATGTCGGTGTGCTACGACCTGCGCTTCCCGGAGCTGTACCGCGGCCTCGCCGCCGACGGCGGCACCAGCCTGATTCTGATGCCGGCCGCCTTCACCTACACCACCGGGCAGGCCCACTGGGAAATCCTGCTGCGCGCCCGCGCCATCGAGAACCAGTGCTATGTGCTGGCGGCGGCGCAGGGCGGCAAGCACGAGAACGGCCGCCGCACCTGGGGCCATTCGATGCTGGTCGACCCGTGGGGCGAAGTGCTGGCGATGCTGCCCGAAGGCGAAGGCGTGGTCGGCGGCGTGATCGACCCGGCGCGGCTGGAGGAAGTCCGGCAGAACCTGCCGGCACTGCGGCACCGGGTGCTGTAG
- a CDS encoding YhdP family protein — MSSRAPQPAHGSPPNGGAGGHEAATMLPARPTGSLGIETPETADAPRRPSAWARAAAWGRAGARAAAAGVRHPFWRGLGRALVRLALVLAVLALAAGLLIRFVLWPQAAAAREWLEQRGSQALSAQVSIGSLETYWDGWHPAFRARGLSAIDAQQRALLSTATLDGKLAWRSLISMNLQFVSLSAAGTDILVRRTPEGRLLVAGMVVDATGGQQDDDRFLGWLMSQGRVALSDGKLRWLDEKARLPQLDIGEIRLDTRRDGARHSFHLEARSPALGPRPLEVRSTFRDDYLHSAGNWRHWAGQATWDLGQLQLPVLQRYLAIFERVASGTFSTDGSIEFRQGRIVRSQTRLRASGVDLQLAGAAAPLRLANAQALLLHRTERDGSNLLTVDTLLWQPLQAQQPAVPDDSHAPAVADGSWREGMRKVAIGWARAKDGTLSQFSLKAPTLDLNTVRAVAASMPIDTAVLRKLRALQPAGHLDNLNVSWTRARAGMLERGSGKPHYSIQGTLREVSVNGQPAVPAQDAAGHARLGTPGFSRLSGTFAFDDQQGTARFEGNDAALMLPGLFEDPRLAFDQIGGDVRWQHRDGKLAVTLDNLRFANADAAGSVRGTWREGGDGKSGIADLAGEMTRATVARVPRYLPLDIPAATRHYLAGALAGGEAAGVSFVLRGDLAHFPFQAPHEKAGEFRVEVPIEHVSYQIAPHDSPQATHAAAHGTPAVAASWPVFTDIAGRVVFDRGSMTFLARRATVQDIAGVTLHDVSGRIDDLSPRGKLAIDGSATGPVQGFVRYINASPVREWTAHVADAAKASGNGELKLRLEMPLEHADAARVDGRFRFPGNDVVLHPQLPALGNASGTITFNEHGFGLENLRARFLGGELRLAGGTQPDGATRVSASGQASAAGLREAAAGTALAPLAARLEGATGYSAVIGVRERQLQLQLNTELNGMALQLPAPLAKAAAPALPLRVELRPATTANARPGTDELTVQLGNVLNARYLLRRDGGGNGSNGFDVLAGGIGVQQAAPLPAAGVSAAATFDQLDIDAWRAAFAGGSGGSGSNAGSAGAAEPPSPFLPNRIALRARTLHGMGRTLDEVALDASREADGWNAKVDSRQIAGAVQWRPAGPSAAGSLRLRLARLNVPDANDEHNVVDALASSIDTLPAIDLVADQFMLRGHDFGKLEVKAHTDTGAGGADPVWTLDKLQIEQPGATLTGNGSWRVPRRLRADASAERRTLLSFAIDMRDAGATLDRLGLPHTLSDGKGKLEGRVAWRGSPLSIDYPTLTGKLALDLENGQILSVEPGAARLLGVLSLQGLLRFATLDFRTLSGRGLLFDRITGSGTIENGVGTIQDFQLRSPQIIASMSGTANLLRETQDLHVAVVPRINATTTSIAAAFINPALGIGTLAAQLLFADEFSKMFTQHYRISGSWANPQVGKVEDNKAQGPTFQNRADPAFPR; from the coding sequence ATGTCCAGCCGCGCCCCACAACCCGCTCACGGTTCTCCCCCCAATGGCGGCGCGGGCGGGCACGAGGCCGCCACCATGCTGCCGGCCCGGCCCACCGGCTCCCTCGGCATCGAAACCCCCGAAACCGCTGACGCCCCGCGCCGGCCCTCCGCCTGGGCGCGTGCCGCGGCATGGGGCCGCGCCGGTGCCCGCGCCGCCGCGGCGGGCGTGCGCCATCCGTTCTGGCGCGGCCTGGGCCGCGCGCTGGTGCGGCTGGCGCTGGTGCTGGCCGTGCTGGCGCTGGCGGCGGGTCTGCTGATCCGCTTCGTGCTGTGGCCGCAGGCCGCCGCCGCGCGCGAGTGGCTGGAACAGCGCGGCTCGCAGGCGCTGTCGGCGCAGGTCAGCATCGGTTCGCTGGAGACGTACTGGGACGGCTGGCATCCCGCCTTCCGCGCCCGCGGCCTGAGCGCGATCGACGCCCAGCAGCGCGCGCTGCTGTCGACCGCCACGCTCGACGGCAAGCTGGCGTGGCGTTCGCTCATCAGCATGAACCTGCAGTTTGTCAGCCTCAGCGCCGCCGGCACCGACATCCTGGTGCGCCGCACCCCCGAGGGCCGGCTGCTGGTCGCCGGCATGGTGGTCGACGCCACCGGCGGCCAGCAGGACGACGACCGCTTCCTGGGCTGGCTGATGTCGCAGGGGCGAGTGGCGCTGTCCGACGGCAAGCTGCGCTGGCTCGACGAAAAGGCGCGCCTGCCCCAGCTCGACATCGGCGAGATCCGCCTCGACACGCGCCGCGACGGCGCGCGCCACAGCTTCCACCTCGAAGCGCGCTCGCCGGCACTGGGCCCGCGCCCGCTGGAGGTGCGCTCCACCTTCCGCGACGACTACCTGCACAGCGCCGGCAACTGGCGCCACTGGGCCGGCCAGGCCACCTGGGACCTCGGCCAGCTGCAGCTGCCGGTGCTGCAGCGCTACCTGGCGATATTCGAGCGGGTCGCCAGCGGCACCTTCAGCACCGACGGCAGCATCGAATTCCGCCAGGGGCGCATCGTGCGCAGCCAGACCCGGCTGCGCGCCAGCGGCGTCGACCTGCAGCTGGCCGGCGCGGCCGCGCCGCTGCGGCTGGCCAATGCGCAGGCGCTGCTGCTGCACCGAACCGAGCGCGACGGCAGCAACCTGCTGACCGTCGACACGCTGCTGTGGCAGCCGCTGCAGGCCCAGCAGCCGGCCGTGCCCGACGACAGCCACGCGCCTGCGGTGGCCGACGGCAGCTGGCGCGAAGGCATGCGCAAGGTCGCCATCGGCTGGGCCCGGGCCAAGGACGGCACCCTGAGCCAGTTCTCGCTGAAAGCGCCGACGCTGGACCTGAACACGGTGCGCGCGGTGGCTGCGTCGATGCCGATCGACACCGCGGTGCTGCGCAAGCTGCGCGCGCTGCAGCCGGCCGGCCACCTCGACAACCTCAATGTCAGCTGGACCCGCGCGCGCGCCGGCATGCTCGAGCGCGGCAGCGGCAAGCCGCACTACAGCATCCAGGGCACGCTGCGCGAAGTCTCGGTCAACGGCCAGCCCGCCGTGCCGGCGCAGGACGCCGCCGGCCATGCGCGCCTGGGCACGCCGGGCTTCTCGCGCCTGTCCGGCACCTTCGCCTTCGACGACCAGCAGGGCACCGCACGCTTCGAGGGCAACGACGCGGCGCTGATGCTGCCGGGGCTGTTCGAAGACCCGCGCCTGGCGTTCGACCAGATCGGCGGCGACGTGCGCTGGCAGCATCGCGACGGCAAGCTCGCCGTGACGCTGGACAACCTGCGCTTTGCCAATGCCGACGCCGCCGGCTCGGTGCGCGGCACCTGGCGCGAAGGCGGCGATGGCAAGTCGGGCATCGCCGACCTGGCCGGCGAGATGACGCGCGCCACGGTGGCGCGCGTGCCGCGCTACCTGCCGCTGGATATTCCCGCCGCCACCCGCCACTACCTGGCCGGCGCGCTGGCGGGCGGCGAAGCCGCGGGAGTCAGCTTCGTGCTGCGCGGCGACCTGGCGCACTTCCCGTTCCAGGCGCCGCACGAAAAGGCCGGCGAGTTCCGCGTCGAGGTGCCGATCGAACACGTCAGCTACCAGATCGCGCCGCATGACTCCCCGCAAGCCACGCACGCGGCGGCGCACGGCACCCCCGCCGTCGCAGCGTCATGGCCGGTGTTCACGGATATCGCCGGGCGCGTAGTGTTCGACCGCGGCAGCATGACCTTCCTGGCGCGCCGGGCCACGGTGCAGGACATTGCCGGCGTCACGCTGCACGATGTCAGCGGCCGCATCGACGACCTGAGCCCGCGCGGCAAGCTCGCCATCGACGGCAGCGCCACCGGGCCGGTGCAAGGCTTCGTGCGCTACATCAACGCCTCGCCGGTGCGCGAATGGACCGCGCACGTGGCCGACGCCGCCAAGGCCAGCGGCAACGGCGAACTGAAGCTCAGGCTCGAGATGCCGCTGGAGCACGCCGACGCGGCCAGGGTCGACGGCCGCTTCCGCTTTCCCGGCAACGATGTCGTGCTCCACCCGCAACTGCCGGCGCTGGGCAATGCCAGCGGCACCATCACCTTCAACGAGCACGGCTTCGGGCTGGAGAACCTGCGCGCCCGTTTCCTCGGCGGCGAGCTGCGCCTGGCCGGCGGCACCCAGCCGGACGGCGCCACGCGCGTCAGCGCCAGCGGCCAGGCTTCCGCCGCCGGGCTGCGCGAGGCCGCCGCTGGCACGGCGCTGGCGCCGCTGGCGGCGCGGCTGGAAGGCGCCACCGGCTACAGCGCGGTGATCGGCGTGCGCGAACGGCAGTTGCAGCTCCAGCTGAACACCGAGCTCAACGGCATGGCGCTGCAGCTGCCGGCGCCGCTGGCCAAGGCAGCCGCGCCCGCGCTGCCGCTGCGCGTGGAACTGCGGCCGGCCACCACCGCCAATGCGCGCCCCGGCACCGACGAACTGACCGTGCAGCTGGGCAATGTGCTCAACGCCCGCTACCTGCTGCGCCGCGATGGCGGCGGCAACGGCAGCAACGGCTTCGACGTGCTCGCGGGCGGCATCGGCGTGCAGCAGGCGGCGCCGCTGCCGGCGGCCGGCGTCAGTGCCGCGGCCACCTTCGACCAGCTCGATATCGATGCCTGGCGCGCGGCCTTTGCGGGTGGCAGCGGTGGCAGCGGCAGCAACGCCGGCAGCGCGGGCGCGGCCGAGCCGCCCTCGCCGTTCCTGCCGAACCGCATCGCGCTGCGCGCGCGCACGCTGCACGGCATGGGCCGCACGCTCGACGAGGTCGCGCTCGACGCCAGCCGCGAAGCCGACGGCTGGAACGCAAAGGTCGACTCGCGCCAGATCGCCGGCGCGGTGCAATGGCGCCCGGCCGGGCCGTCGGCAGCCGGCTCGCTGCGGCTGCGGCTGGCGCGCCTGAACGTGCCCGATGCCAACGACGAGCACAACGTGGTCGATGCGCTGGCCAGCAGCATCGACACCTTGCCCGCGATCGACCTGGTCGCCGACCAGTTCATGCTGCGCGGCCACGACTTCGGCAAGCTCGAGGTCAAGGCGCATACCGACACCGGCGCTGGCGGCGCCGACCCGGTCTGGACCCTGGACAAGCTGCAGATCGAACAGCCCGGCGCGACCCTGACCGGCAACGGCAGCTGGCGCGTGCCGCGCCGCCTGCGCGCGGATGCCAGCGCCGAGCGCCGCACGCTGCTGTCCTTCGCCATCGACATGCGCGATGCCGGCGCGACGCTGGACCGGCTCGGGCTGCCGCATACGCTCAGCGACGGCAAGGGCAAGCTCGAGGGCCGCGTGGCGTGGCGCGGCTCGCCGCTGTCGATCGACTATCCCACGCTGACCGGCAAGCTGGCGCTGGACCTGGAAAACGGCCAGATCCTCAGCGTCGAGCCGGGCGCGGCGCGCCTGCTGGGCGTGCTCAGCCTGCAGGGCCTGCTGCGCTTTGCCACGCTGGACTTCCGCACGCTGTCGGGCCGCGGGCTGCTGTTCGACCGCATCACCGGCAGCGGCACCATCGAGAACGGCGTCGGCACGATCCAGGACTTCCAGCTGCGCAGCCCGCAGATCATCGCCAGCATGAGCGGCACCGCCAATCTGCTGCGCGAGACCCAGGACCTGCACGTGGCGGTGGTGCCGCGCATCAACGCCACCACCACCTCGATCGCGGCGGCCTTCATCAACCCGGCGCTGGGCATCGGCACGCTCGCCGCGCAGCTGCTGTTCGCCGACGAGTTCTCCAAGATGTTCACCCAGCACTACCGGATCTCGGGCAGCTGGGCCAACCCACAGGTCGGCAAAGTGGAGGACAATAAGGCGCAAGGCCCGACCTTCCAGAACCGCGCGGACCCGGCCTTCCCGCGCTAG
- the glnE gene encoding bifunctional [glutamate--ammonia ligase]-adenylyl-L-tyrosine phosphorylase/[glutamate--ammonia-ligase] adenylyltransferase yields MTASDPTSSAAGGAADQHGARATPEAAHAASAAPGQGPGTMAAGAFAVTAAQALPPHGEGARAGGDVLYSAAYSHYARRVLQARPDLPEILAAAVAQPLTRAWMAARLQALHTPSADAEDAAKRALRRLRAEVMCAVIERDLRGLATLGEVTGAMTDLAELAIQHGLAMLGDDLAATFGRPVGAHSGEVQELVVVGMGKLGGRELNVSSDIDLIFLYDEDGETQGGPRTLSNHEYFIRLGRRLINLLADVTADGYVFRVDMRLRPNGDAGPLACSLGMLEEYLVVQGREWERYAWIKGRVVSALDSPHAQRTAGLLARLTTPFVFRRYLDYGVIAAIRSLHAQIRSEAAKRSGGLAGHGVNQRSFNIKLGRGGIREIEFMAQVFQLIRGGQDPALRIRPTLEVLAVAVERGLLPAGQAAQLGDAYRFLRQLEHRLQYRDDAQTHHLPTSPDEQQAVAQMMGCADWPALLARLAELQEPVAQQFEATFSDPDAGPCEALWPDIVIHDSAARAQDNPRQDAQQGEADSAVPCQRLQAAGFTDCNALLDRLRAIAASLRYRALSESSRARFDQLVNRALDLAARQDDPDSTIGRFIDFLEAISRRASYLSLLSEYPQAMDRVAQTLHASRWAAAYLTRHPQLLDELLDSDALAGAPDWAAFRKRLHERLLAAEGQVEQQMDILRREHHAETFRVLLQDLQGMLTVEQVADRLSDLADAMLDATLETVWRQLATRHREVPRFAVIAYGRLGGKELGYASDLDIIFLYDDEHERAPEVYAAYARRLITWLTSHTAAGALFDVDTRLRPNGAAGLLVTSFDAFRRYQLREGDNTAWVWEHQALTRARFCAGDAAIGARFEALRGEVLCHERDAAALRGEIAQMRRKVAEGHPNPTDLFDLKHDRGGMVDIEFTVQYLVLLHSRAHPQLTRNAGNIALLREAGALGLIDATLALAVGDAYRLFRARQHQLRLDGQAHARVAPASMADQTAAVRTLWRAVFGED; encoded by the coding sequence ATGACTGCCTCTGATCCGACGAGTTCCGCCGCCGGCGGCGCTGCAGACCAACATGGCGCGCGCGCCACGCCGGAAGCCGCCCACGCGGCGTCCGCCGCACCGGGGCAGGGCCCCGGCACCATGGCTGCCGGCGCCTTTGCCGTCACCGCGGCGCAGGCGCTGCCGCCGCACGGCGAAGGCGCCCGGGCAGGCGGCGACGTATTGTACTCGGCCGCGTACTCTCACTACGCACGGCGCGTGCTGCAGGCCCGCCCCGACCTGCCGGAGATACTGGCCGCCGCGGTGGCGCAGCCGCTCACGCGCGCCTGGATGGCGGCGCGGCTGCAGGCGCTGCACACACCGTCGGCCGACGCCGAAGACGCCGCCAAGCGCGCGCTGCGCCGACTGCGCGCCGAGGTCATGTGCGCGGTGATCGAGCGCGACCTGCGCGGCCTGGCGACGCTGGGCGAGGTCACCGGCGCCATGACCGACCTGGCCGAACTGGCGATCCAGCATGGCCTGGCGATGCTCGGCGACGATCTTGCCGCCACCTTCGGCCGCCCGGTCGGCGCGCACAGCGGCGAGGTGCAGGAACTGGTGGTGGTGGGCATGGGCAAGCTGGGCGGGCGCGAGCTCAATGTCTCGTCCGACATCGACCTGATCTTCCTCTACGACGAAGACGGCGAAACCCAGGGCGGGCCGCGCACCCTGTCCAACCACGAGTACTTCATCCGCCTGGGCCGCCGGCTGATCAACCTGCTGGCCGACGTGACCGCCGACGGCTACGTGTTCCGCGTCGACATGCGGCTGCGCCCCAATGGCGATGCCGGCCCGCTGGCGTGCAGCCTGGGCATGCTCGAGGAATACCTGGTAGTGCAGGGCCGCGAGTGGGAGCGCTATGCCTGGATCAAGGGCCGCGTGGTGTCGGCGCTGGACTCGCCCCATGCGCAGCGTACCGCCGGCCTGCTGGCGCGGCTGACCACGCCGTTCGTGTTCCGGCGCTACCTGGACTACGGCGTGATCGCGGCGATCCGCTCGCTGCACGCGCAGATCCGCAGCGAGGCCGCCAAGCGCAGCGGCGGGCTGGCGGGGCATGGAGTCAACCAGCGCTCGTTCAATATCAAGCTGGGCCGCGGCGGCATCCGCGAGATCGAATTCATGGCGCAGGTGTTCCAGCTGATCCGCGGCGGACAGGACCCCGCGCTGCGCATCCGGCCGACGCTTGAGGTGCTGGCGGTGGCGGTCGAGCGGGGCCTGCTGCCGGCCGGCCAGGCCGCGCAGCTGGGCGACGCCTATCGTTTCCTGCGCCAGCTCGAACACCGGCTGCAATACCGCGACGACGCCCAGACCCACCACCTGCCGACGTCACCGGACGAGCAGCAGGCGGTGGCGCAGATGATGGGTTGCGCCGACTGGCCGGCATTGCTGGCGCGGCTGGCCGAGTTGCAGGAGCCGGTCGCGCAGCAGTTCGAGGCCACCTTCTCCGACCCGGATGCCGGCCCCTGCGAGGCCCTGTGGCCGGACATCGTGATCCACGACAGCGCCGCGCGCGCGCAGGACAACCCGCGCCAGGACGCGCAGCAAGGCGAAGCCGACAGCGCGGTGCCGTGCCAGCGGCTGCAGGCCGCCGGCTTTACCGACTGCAATGCGCTGCTGGACCGCCTGCGCGCGATCGCGGCGTCGCTGCGCTACCGCGCGCTGTCCGAATCCAGCCGCGCGCGCTTCGACCAGCTGGTCAACCGCGCGCTCGACCTCGCCGCGCGCCAGGACGATCCCGACAGCACCATCGGCCGCTTTATCGATTTCCTCGAAGCGATCAGCCGCCGCGCCTCGTACCTGTCGCTGTTGTCGGAGTACCCGCAGGCGATGGACCGCGTTGCGCAGACGCTGCATGCCTCGCGCTGGGCCGCGGCCTACCTGACGCGCCATCCGCAACTGCTCGACGAGCTGCTCGACAGCGACGCGCTGGCCGGCGCGCCCGACTGGGCCGCGTTCCGCAAGCGCCTGCATGAGCGGCTGCTGGCTGCGGAAGGCCAGGTCGAGCAGCAGATGGACATCCTGCGCCGCGAGCACCATGCCGAGACCTTCCGCGTGCTGCTGCAGGACCTGCAGGGCATGCTGACGGTGGAGCAGGTGGCCGACCGCCTGTCGGACCTGGCCGATGCCATGCTCGACGCGACGCTGGAAACGGTCTGGCGCCAGCTGGCCACGCGCCACCGCGAGGTGCCGCGCTTCGCCGTGATCGCGTATGGGCGGCTGGGCGGCAAGGAGCTGGGCTATGCCTCGGACCTGGACATCATCTTCCTGTACGACGACGAGCACGAGCGCGCCCCCGAGGTCTATGCCGCGTATGCGCGCCGGCTGATCACCTGGCTGACCAGCCATACCGCGGCCGGCGCGCTGTTCGACGTCGACACGCGGCTGCGCCCCAATGGCGCGGCCGGCCTGCTGGTGACCAGCTTCGACGCGTTCCGCCGCTACCAGCTGCGCGAGGGCGACAACACCGCCTGGGTCTGGGAACACCAGGCGCTGACGCGCGCGCGCTTCTGCGCCGGCGATGCCGCCATCGGCGCGCGCTTCGAGGCGCTGCGCGGCGAGGTGCTGTGCCACGAGCGCGACGCCGCGGCACTGCGTGGCGAGATCGCGCAGATGCGCCGCAAGGTGGCCGAAGGCCATCCCAACCCGACCGACCTGTTCGACCTGAAGCACGACCGCGGCGGCATGGTCGATATCGAATTCACGGTGCAGTACCTGGTGCTGCTGCACAGCCGCGCCCATCCGCAGCTGACGCGCAACGCCGGCAATATCGCGCTGCTGCGCGAAGCCGGCGCGCTGGGCCTGATCGATGCCACGCTGGCGCTGGCAGTGGGCGACGCCTACCGGCTGTTCCGCGCGCGCCAGCACCAGCTGCGCCTCGACGGCCAGGCCCACGCGCGCGTGGCGCCGGCGTCGATGGCCGACCAGACCGCGGCGGTGCGCACGCTGTGGCGCGCCGTGTTCGGTGAGGACTGA